One Aegilops tauschii subsp. strangulata cultivar AL8/78 chromosome 7, Aet v6.0, whole genome shotgun sequence genomic window carries:
- the LOC109780721 gene encoding protein CIA1-like, with translation MDGGTAELRETHRLVGHADRAWALAWNPNPGAGAGPVLASCGADKTVRIWKRAPDGAWHCSDVLEGVHESTVRSCAWSPDGKLLADASFDGTTAIWEYSGGDFELVDTLEGHVNEVKSVSWSQSGSMVATCSRDRAAWIWEILPGNDHECVDVLEGHTEDVKMVQWHPFFDVLVSVSYDNTIRVWADDGDGKWPCVQTLTEAGNSGHSSTVWSISFNQKGDRMVTCSDDCTLKIWDASIDLSQPTTGEGHESWRHISTLSGYHGRTIFSVHWSSEGVIASGAGDDAICLFAEENSMVEGPSYRLILKKEKAHDTDVNCVRWCPQNPRVLASVSDDGTVKLWELQGDILD, from the exons ATGGATGGCGGCACGGCGGAGCTGCGCGAGACCCACCGCCTGGTTGGCCACGCCGACCGCGCGTGGGCACTCGCCTGGAACCCCAACCcgggcgccggcgccggccccgTCCTCGCCTCCTGCGGCGCCGACAAGACAGTGCGCATCTGGAAGCGCGCCCCCGACGGCGCCTGGCACTGCTCG GATGTGCTCGAAGGCGTGCACGAAAGCACGGTGAGGTCCTGCGCCTGGTCCCCCGACGGGAAGCTGTTGGCGGACGCGAGCTTCGATGGCACGACGGCGATTTGGGAGTACTCCGGTGGAGACTTTGAGTTGGTCGACACGTTGGAG GGGCACGTGAACGAGGTGAAGAGTGTGTCGTGGAGCCAGTCCGGTTCGATGGTCGCGACGTGCAGCCGGGACAGGGCAGCGTGGATATGGGAGATTCTGCCGGGGAACGATCACGAGTGCGTAGATGTGCTGGAGGGGCACACTGAGGATGTGAAGATGGTCCAGTGGCACCCGTTCTTTGATGTTCTGGTTTCTGTCAGTTATGACAATACGATCAGG GTCTGGGCTGATGACGGCGATGGTAAATGGCCTTGTGTACAGACATTAACTGAAGCCGGTAACAG TGGTCATTCCTCAACAGTATGGTCAATATCTTTTAACCAGAAAGGAGATAGGATGGTCACATGCAG TGATGACTGTACTTTGAAAATTTGGGATGCGAGTATTGATTTGTCGCAACCAACAACTGGAGAAGGTCATGAATCTTG GCGTCATATTTCTACTCTATCTGGATATCATGGCCGAACTATTTTTTCAGTCCATTGGTCAAG CGAGGGTGTAATTGCCAGTGGGGCAGGTGATGATGCTATCTGCTTATTTGCCGAGGAGAATAGTATG GTTGAGGGACCTTCCTACAGATTAATACTGAAGAAAGAGAAGGCACATGACACGGATGTAAATTGTGTCAGATGGTGTCCTCAG AACCCAAGGGTGCTGGCATCCGTGAGCGATGATGGCACAGTCAAATTGTGGGAGCTGCAGGGGGATATACTGGATTGA
- the LOC109780723 gene encoding protein CIA1, translating to MDGGAAELRETHRLTGHADRAWSLAWNPNPGPGAGPVLASCGGDKTVRIWKRAPDGVWDCSDVLDGVHERTVRSCAWSPDGKLLATASFDGTTAIWEYSGGDFECVATLEGHDNEVKSVSWSQSGSLLATCSRDKAVWIWEVQPGNEHECVAVLQGHTQDVKMVQWHPVLSVLVSVSYDNTIRVWADDGDDDWHCVQTLAEAGNGGHSSTVWSVSFNQKGDRMVTCSDDCTLKIWDTSADLSQPTTGEGHESWFHLSTLSGHHGRTIFSAHWSSEDVIASGAGDDAICLYAEEKSTMVEGPSYRLILKKEKAHDMDVNCVRWCPQDPRVLASASDDGTVKLWELWGNLLD from the exons ATggacggcggcgcggcggagctGCGCGAGACCCACCGCCTGACGGGCCACGCCGACCGCGCGTGGTCGCTCGCCTGGAACCCCAACCCGGGCCCCGGCGCCGGCCCCGTCCTCGCCTCCTGCGGCGGCGACAAGACCGTGCGCATCTGGAAGCGCGCCCCCGACGGCGTCTGGGATTGCTCG GATGTGCTCGACGGCGTGCACGAACGCACGGTGCGGTCCTGCGCCTGGTCCCCCGACGGCAAGCTGCTGGCGACCGCGAGTTTCGATGGCACCACCGCGATTTGGGAGTACTCCGGCGGGGACTTCGAGTGCGTCGCCACATTGGAG GGGCATGATAATGAGGTGAAGAGCGTGTCGTGGAGCCAGTCCGGCTCGCTGCTCGCGACGTGCAGCCGGGACAAGGCTGTGTGGATATGGGAGGTGCAGCCAGGGAACGAGCACGAGTGTGTGGCGGTCCTGCAGGGTCACACTCAGGACGTGAAGATGGTCCAGTGGCACCCAGTTCTTAGTGTTCTGGTTTCTGTCAGCTATGACAATACTATCAGG GTCTGGGCTGATGACGGCGATGATGACTGGCATTGCGTACAGACATTAGCTGAAGCTGGTAACGG TGGTCATTCCTCAACAGTATGGTCGGTATCTTTTAACCAGAAAGGAGATAGGATGGTCACATGCAG TGATGACTGTACTTTGAAGATTTGGGATACGAGTGCTGATTTGTCGCAGCCAACAACTGGAGAAGGTCATGAATCTTG GTTTCATCTTTCTACTTTATCTGGACATCATGGTCGAACTATTTTTTCAGCCCATTGGTCAAG CGAAGATGTTATTGCCAGTGGGGCAGGTGATGATGCTATCTGCTTATATGCCGAGGAGAAGAGTACTATG GTTGAGGGGCCTTCGTACAGATTAATATTGAAGAAAGAGAAAGCGCATGACATGGATGTAAATTGTGTCAGATGGTGTCCTCAG GACCCGAGGGTGTTGGCTTCCGCGAGCGATGATGGCACAGTGAAATTGTGGGAGCTGTGGGGAAATTTACTGGATTGA
- the LOC109780725 gene encoding non-specific lipid transfer protein GPI-anchored 9 — MAMRAVAVLLLLAVASVLAAGAAAQSTGTPACASKLTGCAGYMNGTDAQKPPETCCGPLRDAVKNEKPCLCALYASPEIFKAFNINVTDALRLSKRCGVSEDVSSCPSTSLTKSPPGSSSSPSGGKSAGHPTMSASFAGLMSLFLVLWSALA; from the exons ATGGCGATGCGGGCGGTGGCGGTGCTGCTGCTTCTGGCGGTGGCGAGCGTGCTggcggcgggcgcggcggcgcagTCGACGGGCACGCCGGCGTGCGCGTCCAAGCTGACGGGCTGCGCCGGCTACATGAACGGCACGGACGCGCAGAAGCCGCCGGAGACCTGCTGCGGCCCGCTCCGGGACGCCGTGAAGAACGAGAAGCCCTGCCTCTGCGCGCTCTACGCCTCGCCCGAGATCTTCAAGGCCTTCAACATCAACGTCACCGACGCGCTCCGCCTCTCCAAGCGCTGCGGCGTCTCCGAGGACGTCAGCAGCTGCCCCA GCACCTCTCTGACGAAGTCTCCTCCAG GTTCGAGTTCTTCTCCATCAGGTGGCAAGAGCGCCGGGCACCCTACCATGTCGGCCAGCTTCGCGGGGCTGATGAGCCTCTTCCTGGTCCTGTGGTCTGCACTGGCATAA
- the LOC109780724 gene encoding protein SCO1 homolog 1, mitochondrial → MRSHALQLVARAVRASAPRPHPQRHLHQVAALRASTGFFSTEAAAGASAAATAGAAQGGSKSAAAAAASSGAAQAASKPAAVASGSDGGGGGSGRDGKSQQGDSGKSVRGGPVSWLSFLLLLVTGGGIIVYYDKEKKRHIEELKNSTNSVKPAQSVGTAAIGGPFTLLNHDGKTVTEKDFLGKWTLLYFGFTHCPDICPDELQKMAAAINKIKEKAKLEIVPVFISVDPERDTVEQVHDYVKEFHQDLIGLTGTSDEVRKVARAYRVYYMKTEEEGSDYLVDHSIVMYLMNPKMEFVKFFGKNYDEDTLAEGIIKEVREHKRS, encoded by the exons atgaggagtCACGCGCTCCAGCTCGTCGCGCGCGCGGTGCGCGCCTCCGCTCCCCGTCCCCATCCCCAGCGCCATCTCCATCAG GTCGCCGCGCTGAGAGCGTCGACGGGTTTCTTCTCGACCGAAGCCGCCGCTGGCGCATCTGCGGCTGCTACTGCCGGCGCGGCGCAGGGCGGGTCGAAGTCCGCTGCGGCTGCTGCCGCGTCTTCTGGCGCGGCGCAGGCCGCTTCGAAGCCCGCGGCGGTGGCGTCGGGCTCTGACGGCGGTGGCGGAGGGAGCGGGCGGGATGGGAAGTCGCAGCAAGGGGACTCCGGCAAGTCTGTCCGAGGAGGG CCCGTCTCATGGTTGAGTTTTCTTCTGCTTCTTGTGACCGGAGGAGGAATCATAGTGTACTACGACAAGGAGAAGAAGCGTCACATTGAAG AGCTGAAGAACAGTACGAATTCAGTGAAGCCAGCACAATCAGTAGGAACTGCTGCTATTGGCGGTCCATTCACTCTTCTAAATCATGATGGGAAAACTGTCACTGAAAAGGATTTCTTGGGTAAATGGACGCTGCTATATTTTGGTTTCACACACTGCCCTGACATTTGTCCAGATGAACTCCAGAAGATGGCTGCTGCTATTAACAAAATCA AGGAAAAGGCAAAACTAGAAATTGTGCCAGTATTCATCTCAGTTGATCCTGAAAGAGACACTGTTGAGCAAGTCCATGATTATGTTAAAG AGTTCCATCAAGATCTCATAGGACTAACTGGTACCTCTGATGAGGTGAGAAAGGTTGCTCGTGCTTATCGAGTCTACTATATGAAGACAGAGGAGGAGGGTTCTGACTACCTTGTTGATCATTCAATCGTCAT GTACCTGATGAACCCGAAAATGGAGTTTGTCAAATTCTTCGGCAAGAACTACGACGAAGacacccttgccgagggcatcatcAAAGAGGTCCGAGAGCACAAGAGGAGCTGA